The genomic interval gctctctctcgtctctttctctctctccagtcgctctctctcgtctctttctctctctccagtcgctctctctcgtctctctctctctccagtcgctctctctcgtctctctctctctcagtcgctctctctctctctccagtcgctctctctcgtctctctctctctccagtcgctctctctcgtctctctctctctcccagtcgctctctctcgtctctctctctctccagtcgtctctctctcgtctctctctctctccagtcgctctctctcgtctctctctctctccagtcgctctctctcgtctctctctctctccagtcgctctctctctcgtctctctctctctccagtcgctctctctcgtctctctctctctccagtcgctctctctcgtctctctctctctccagtcgctctctctcgtctctctctctctccagtcgctctctctcgtctctctctctctccagtcgctctctctcgtctctctctctctccagtcgctctctctcgtctctctctctccagtcgctctctcgtcgtctctctctctccagtcgctctctcctcgtctctctctctctcagtcgctctctctcgtctctctctctctccagtcgctctctctcgtctctctctctctccagtcgctctctctcgtctctctctctctcagtcgctctctctcgctctctctctctctagtcgctctctctcagtctctctctctcagtctctctctctctccagtggctctctctcgtctctctccagtcgctctctcgtctctctccagtcgctctctctcgtctctctccagtcgctctctctcgtctctctccagtcgctctctctcgtctctctccagtcgctctctctcgtctctctccagtcgctctctctcgtctctccagtctctctctctctctctccagtctctctctctctccagtctctctctctctccagtctctctctctctcagtctctctctctctccagtctctctctctctttccagtcgctctctctcagtctctctctctcgctctctctctcgtctctctctccagtcgctctctctctccagtcgctctctctctttccgctctcgctctctctctttccgctctcagctctctctctctttccagctctcgctctctccctctctctctctctctctctccagtctctctctctctccagtctctctctctctcagctctctctctctctccagtcgctctctctctccagtcgctctctcgtctctctctctctcgtctctctctctcatctctctctctttcctcgcttCTTTCCGCTCTCCTTCCGCTCTCGCTCTTCcctcctcgctccctctctttccgctctcttctctttccgcctctctcttttctcttttccgtCTTCGCGGGTCTCTTTCCGCTCCGCGTTTTCTTTCCGCTTCCGTCGCTTCTCTTTCCGCTCTCCTCTCTTCCGCCCGCCGCTCTCTCTTTCCCGCCTGCTGGTTTCTCGCCCGCTCGTCGCTTCCTCTCTTTTCCGcttccgtcgctctctctctttccgctctctcttttcttttccgtctctctctctttctcttttccgcTCCGTCGCTTCTTCCGCTTTCCTTTTCGTCAGTTTTCTTTCCGCTCTCCGTCAGCTTTCCTGCCTGCTTTCTGCTTTTCTCCGCTCTGCTGCTTTTTCTGCTTCTGCTGCTTTCTTCCGCTTCGCGTCTTTCTTCCGTCTTCGTCGTCGCTGGCTTTTTCCGCTCGCGTCGCTTTCTCTTTCCGCTTCCGTCGGGCCGCTTCTTTCGTTTCGCGTCGCTTTCGCTTCGCCGCCATTTCTTTTCTCAGCTTCGCGTTTTCTCTTCGTTTCCGCGTCGTTTCTCTTTTCCCCGCTCCGCGTTTCTCTTCTCGCTCGCGTCGTTCTTCTGTCCGCTCGCGCGCTTCTCCGCTCGCCGCTTTTTCCGCTTTTCGCTGTTTTTTCCGTCTGCCGTTCTTTTCCGCTTCGTCGTCTTccgcttcctccctctctctcttccgccccgctctctcttctctctcgcctctctttcctctctcgcttctctctttccgctcccggctctctcttccgctctcgctctcttccgcTCCTCGCTTCTTTCCGCTTCCGCTCTCTCTTTTCCGTCTCGCTTCTTCTCAGCCCCGCCGTCAGCTTCTTCGCTCTCGTCGCTTTCTCTGGCCTCACAGACTTTCTCTTCGCTGCCGATTTCTTCGCCGTCGCATTTCTTTTCCGCTTCCGTCAGCTTCTCTCTCTTCCGCTTCGTCGCTCTTCTTTTCCGCTCTGCTGCTTTCTCTTCTGGCTTTCGTcgtttctctcttcttttttccGCTTCTTCTCTGCCGCTTTCTTTTCCGCTTTCTGCCACAAGGCTTCTTTTTTCTCCGCTTCGTCAAGGCTTTTCCGCTCTCGTccagcttctctctcttttctcgtcATTTCTCTCTTTCCGCGCCCGCTCGCTCTCTTCTTCGCCGCTTCTCTCTTTtccgtctcgctcgctctctttccgcCCGTCGCTTCTCTTTTccgctctcccttctcttcccgcTCTCGCCTCTTTCCCTTCtcgcttcttcctctctctcgtcttctctctTTCCGCCCGTCTTTCCGCTcctcgtttctctctctttcctgccaGCTCTCGCTTCCTCTTTCCGCTTTccccgctttctctctctttccgctcttgCCTTCTTTCCTCGCTCTCGTCGCTGGGCTTCTTCCGCTCTCCTCGCTCGCTTCTCCCGCCCGCCAGATTCTTCTTCCGCTCGTCGCACtttctctttccgctctcgctcgcacTCTTTCCGCCCGGctcgctcttctctcttttccgctcgctcgcttctcttctctctttccgctcgtcgctctcttctctctttccgtctcgctCGCTCTTCTCTCTTCGCCTTCTTGCCGCTTTCTTCTTCAGCTTTTCGCCGTCGTTCTTTTCCGCTCTTGCCAAGGCGCTTCTTTTTCATTCGTCAAGGCCTTTTTCCGCTTCGTCATAAGGCTTTCTTCCGTCAAGGCTTCTCTTTTCCGTCAAGGCTCTCTTTTACGCTCTGCTTTCTTTCCGTCCGCTCGCTTCTCTctatccgctctctctctttccgctccgtTCTCTTTCCGTCTCAAGCCTTCTCTTTCCGCTCCGTCGCTCTTTCCGTCTTCCGTCTGGCTTTTTTTCCGCTCCGTCGTTCTTTTCCGCTCGTCGCTTTTCCGCTCTCGTCAGTTTTTTCTTCCTGCTCGCGTTTTTTTCCAGCTCTTTCGTCGTTGTTCTTTCCGCCCGTCAAGGCTTCTTCGTCAAGGCTTTCCTCTTTCCGTTGCTTCTTCGTCGTCTTCTCTTTCACAAGGCTTCTCGTCGCGTCTTCTtttcgttctctttccagtctcgctctctttctagtctcgctctctctcgtttctctttccgtctcgctgtctctcgttctctttccagtctctctctctctctctctctctctccagtctctctctctctctccagtctctctctctctctccagtctctctctctctctccagtctctctctcttctccagttcctctctctcagtctcttctcctccagctctctctctcttctctccagtctctctctctctctctccagtctctctctcagtctctctctcctctctctcttcctctctcctctctctctcagtcgctcttcttctctcctctccagtctctcctctcagtcgctctcttctccagtcgctctctctctccagtcgctctctctcctccagtcgctctctctcgtcgctctctctccagtcgctctctctcgtctctctctctccagtcgctctctctctccagtcgctctctctctctctttccgtctctctctctttccgctctcgctctccagtcgctctctctctctctttccgtctctctctctttccgctcgcctctctctttccgctctctctctctctctttccgctcttctctctctctttcgcgctctctctctctctttccgctctctctctctctttccgctcacgctctctctttccgctctcgctctctctttccgctccgctctctctctttccgctctgctctctctctttccgctctcgctctctctctttccgctctcgctctctctctttccgctctcgctctcgtctctttcgctctcgctctcttccgctctggctctctttcgctctcgctctctctctctttccgctctggctctctctctctttcgctctcgctctctctctctttccagtctcgctctctctcgcgctctctttccagtctcgctctctctgcgctctctctttccagtctcgctctctctacgctctctctttccagtctcgctctctctctccagtctgcaGTCTCgcatcgctctctctttcccagtctctcgctctctctagcgctctctttccagtctcgctctctctcgctctctctttccagtctcgctctctctcgctctctctgtcgctctcgctcgtctctcgctctctcttccagtctcgctctctctcgtctctttctctctctccagtctcgctctctctcgtctctctctctccagtctcgctctctctctttccagtctcgctctctctctctcgctcgctctcgctctctctccagtctcgctctctctcgctctctctttccagtctcagctctcctcatctctccttttccagtctcctcctctcctccccagtcgctctctctttccagtctctctctctctctctccagtctcgctctctctctcgtctctctctctctctctagtggctCTCTCTcgcgtctctttctctctctccagtcgctcctctctgcgtctctttctctctctccagtcgctctctctcgtctctctctcagtgctctctcctcgtctctctctctctcagtcgctctctctcgtctctctccagtcgctctctctcgtcgctctctctccagtcgctctctctcgtctctctccagtcgctctctcgtcgtctccagtcgctctctcgtcGTGCTCTCTCtagtcgctctctctcagtcgctctctctcgtctctctccagtcgctctctctcgtctctctccagtcgctctctctccagtcgctctctctgcagtcgctctctctccagtcgctctctccagtcgctctctccagtcgctctctccagtcgtctctctccagtcgctctctctccagtcgtctctctccatctctctcgctctctctccagtcgctctctttccagtctcgctctctctccagcgtactctctccagtctcgctctctctacgtctctctttccagtctctgctctctctcgcgctctctttccagtctcgctctctctcgctgctctctttccagtctcgctctctctcgcttctctttccagtctcgctctctctcgctctctcttttccagtctcgctctctctctcagctctctctttttccagtctcgctctctctcgctctctcttttcccagTTTCGCTCTGTcgtctctctttccagtctcgctctctctcgctctctctttccagtctgcTCTCTCGTCGCTTTCTctttccagtcgctctctctcgtctctctctccagtttcgctctctctgtcttctctctctctagtttcgctctctctcgtctctctcttctctccagtcgctctctctcgtctctctctctctctccagtcgctctctctcgtctctctctctctccagtcgctctccgtcgtttctctctctccagtcgctctctcgtcgtctctctctctctccagtcgctctctctcgtctcgtttctcttctctccagtcgctctctctcgtctctctcgtctctcttcagtcgctctctctcgctctctctctctccagtttcgctctctctcgctctctctcgagtcgctctctctttcgtcgctctctctcttcagtcgctctctctcgtctctctctctcagtcgctctctttctcgcctctctctctcttcagtcgctctctctcgtttctctcagtcgctctctctcgcttctctcagtcgctctctcgtctctccagtcgctctctcccgtcgctctctctctccagtcgctctctctcgtcgctctctctctccagtcgctctctctctctgctctctctctagtccgctctcgctctctccagtcgctctctctctccagtcgctttcttctcgccctctctccagtctctctctcggctctctccgctcgtctcgctcgctctttcgtctcgctcgctctctctcgctcgtctcgctctctctagtctcgctcgctcgctctctccgtctccgctcgctctctcgctctctctctttccgtctcgctcgcagtctcgctctctttctcgctctctctctttctcagtctcgctctctctctctctctccagtctctctctctgctcctttcgctctctctttccagtctctctctgctcggtctctctttccagtctctctctctcgctctgctttctctctctcgctcgctttgCTCTCGTtctgctctctctcgtctctctttctctctcgctctctctttcctcgctctcgctctctctcgctctctcttctcagtctctctctccctttctcgctctctcttttccactctcgctcgctctcttcgctctctctttccgctctcgtctcgtctttcgctctctctctctcgctctctctttccagtcgctcgctctctctttcgctctctcttcgctcgctctctctttcagctctctcgctcgctctctttctctgctctcagTCGCTCTTGCTCTCGTCGctttctctctttccgctctctctcgctctctctctctttcgctctcgctgctcgctctctctttccgctctctctcgctcgtctctctctttccgctctctgcTCGCTGCTCTCTTTCCCGCTCTCCTCTGcgtctctctttccgctctcgctcgtctctctctctctttccgctctcgctcgctctctctcactctttcctctctctctctctctctctctcgctctctcgtttccctctcctcgctctctctgtctcgctctctctcgctctctctttccgctctcgctctctctctctttccgctctcgctctctctttccgctctcgctctctcttctttccgctctcgctctctcttctccgctctcgctctctctttctctcgctctctttccgctcgctctctcttttccgctgctctctctcgctcgctctctcttttcgctctcgctcgctctctctctctttccgctctcgctctgctctctctctctttccgctctcgctcgcactctctctctttccgctctcgctcgctctctctctctttccgctctcgctcgctctctctctctttccgctctcgctcgctctctctctctttccgctctcgctcgctctgctctctctttccgctctcgctttcgctcgctctctctttccgctctcgctcgctctctctctttcgctctcgctcgctcgctctctttccgcTCGCGCTCGCacgctctctttccgctctcgctcgcgctctctttccgctctcgctcgctgctctctctctctccgctctctctttccgctctgcGCTCTCTCTTTCATCGCTCTGCCgactctctctttccgctctcgctctgctctctctctctccgctcaaGGCTTTTTTCCGTCTGCCATACTTCCGTCGTCAAGGCTTtctttcgctctcgctcgctctttcgctctcgctcgcttgctctttctcgctctcgctATCCGCTCTCTTTCCGCTCGGCCttcttctgctctctctttccgctcgcTCTGCTCTTTCGCTCGCTGCTCTCTCTTTGCTccgccgctcgctctctctttccgctctcgccgctcgctctctctctctatccgctctctctttccgctctcgctctctctttccgttcggctctctctttccgctctcggtctctctttctctctccgctctctttccgctctcgctctctttccgctctcgctctctttccgctctcgctctctctttctcgctctctctttccgcttcgctctttccgctctcgctctctctttccgctctgcGCTCTTTCCGCTCTTTCCGCTCTCCGCTGCTTCGCTTTTTTTCCGCTTCGctcgctctttcgctctcttccgctcgctctttccgctctcgctcgctctttcgctcgctcgctctttcgctctcgctcgctccgctctcgctcgctctttccgctctcgctcgctctctctttccagtctcgctctctctctttccagtctcgctttctctctcttttccagtctcgctctctctctctctttccagtctcgctctctctctccagtctcgctctccagtctctctctctctcaattcaattcaagggaaaCATATGGCATAGgaaacaagtgaaatagataataaacaaaagtgaattaaacaataaaaaatcaacagtaaacatttacaaaagttctctctctcctctctgtcatgtggGGAGACTTGATGTGGGTCAGACAGTCTGTTAGGTGGATGAGAAGCCTCGGGTCAGGAGTGACaagctgacgtgtgtgtgtgtgtgtgtgtgtgtgtgtgatgattatCCACttgtctggagtgtgtgtgtgtgatctgtggggaagtgtgtgggtGTATGACACCTTAGTGTCTCGTGTTTAATGTTGTATTAGAGAGGCACTCTTACACAGGACTCTGtctaacagcacacacacactccagacaaGTGGATAATTGTATTCCTGTGGAATTTTCCAATCAGACTTTTATCTCCTCTGAAATCAATACCGTCCCTTTATACAGTACACTAGGGAAggaattatgtgtgtgtgggtttccttgtgtgtgtgtgtgtgtgtgggtttccttgtgtgtgtgtgtgtgtgtgggtttccttgtgtgtgtgtgtgggtttccttgtgtgtgtgtgtgtgtgtgggggtttccttgtgtgtgtgtgtgggtttccttgtgtgggtttccgtgtgtgtgtgtgtgtgtgtgtgtgtgtgtgtgtgtgtgtgtgtgggtttccttgtgtggtgtgtgtgtgtgtgtgtgtgtgtgtgtgtgtgtgtgtgtggtttgtgtgtgtgtgtgtgtgtgtgtgtgtgtgtgggtttccgtgtgtgtgtgtgtgtgtgtgtgtgtgtggtttccttgtgtccgtgtgtgtgtgtttccttgtgtgtgtgtgtgtgtgtttcgtgtgtgtgtgtgtgtgtgtgtttccgcgtgtgtgtgtgtgtgtttcgcgtttgtgtgtgtgggtttctgtgtgtgtgtgggtttccgtgtgtgtgtgtgtgtgtggtttccgtgtgtgtgggtttccgtgtgtgtgtgggtgtgtgtgggtttccgtgtgtgtgtgggtgtggtttccgtgtgtgtgtgtatgtgtttccgtgtgtgtgtgggtttccgtgtgtgtgggtttccgtgtgtgtgtgggtttccgtgtgtgtgtgggtttccgtgtgtgtgtgggtttccgtgtgggtgtgtgtgggtttccgtgtgtgtgtgtgggtttccgtgtgtgtgggtttccgtgtgtgtgggttttacgtgtgggtttccgtgtgtgtgtgtgtgtgggtttccgtgtgtgggtttccgtgtgtgtgtgggtttccgtgtgtgtgggtttccatgtgtgtgggtttccgtgtgtgtgggtttccgtgtgtgtgtgggtttccgtgtgtgtgggtttctgtgtgtgtgtgtggctttctgtgtgtgtgggtttccgtctgtgtgtgtgtgggtttccgtgtgtgtgggtttccgtgtgtgtgggtttccgtgggtgtgggtttccgtgtgtgtgggtttccgtgtgggtgtgtgtgtgtgtgtgggtttccgtgtgtgtgtgtgtgtgggtttccgtgtgtgtgtgtgggtttccgtgtgtgtgggtttccgtgtgtgtgggtttacgtgtgggtttccgtgtgtgtgtgtgtgtggtttccgtgtgggtttccgtgtgtgtgggtttccgtgtgtgtgggtttccgtgtgtgtgtgtgtgtttccgtgtgtgtgggtttccgtgtgtgtgggtttccgtgtgtgtgggtttccgtgtgtgtgtgggtttccgtgtgtgtgtgggtttccgtgtgtgtgtgggtttccgtgtgggtgtgtgtgtgtgtgggtttccgtgtgtgtgtgtgtgtgggtttccgtgtgtgtgtgtgggtttcccgtgtgtgtgggtttccgtgtgtgtgggtttcgtgtgggtgtgggtttgtgtgggtttccgtgtgtgtgtgtgtgtgggtttcgtgtgtgtgtgtgggtttccgtgtgtgtgggtttccgtgtgtgtgggtttccgtgtgtgtgtgggtttccgtgtgtgtgtgggtttctgtgtgtgtgtgtggc from Oncorhynchus tshawytscha isolate Ot180627B unplaced genomic scaffold, Otsh_v2.0 Un_contig_3428_pilon_pilon, whole genome shotgun sequence carries:
- the LOC121844141 gene encoding vicilin-like seed storage protein At2g18540 — encoded protein: REQRKRESERKESERKRLKKKAARRRREKSERDGKREESDERKERREASERKREKSEPGGKSASESGKRKCDERKKNLAGGRSERGERKKPSDESEERRSETEKRERKRKEARSGRERERKREPGAEREKRERKERRERRESGAEEREGGSGRRRSGKERQTEKTWKESARESCRLERERERERD